Proteins co-encoded in one Xiphophorus couchianus chromosome 3, X_couchianus-1.0, whole genome shotgun sequence genomic window:
- the LOC114142410 gene encoding E3 ubiquitin/ISG15 ligase TRIM25-like, with protein sequence MEQLDRETFSCSICLDLLKDPVAIPCGHSYCMNCITNFWDEGEKNKNYHCPQCRKTFTQRPDLQKNTMLAALVEQLKKTELQAAPADLHYAGPEDVACDSCTGRKLKAIKSCLFCLASFCEKHLQPHYDVAPYKKHKLVEPSKNLQENICSRHDEVMKMFCRTDQKCICYLCSVDEHKGHDTAAAERTERQRELEERRGEIQQMIQDQEKNVKLLQQEVEAINHSAEKTVEDSEKIFTELIRLLQKRSSELEQQIKSQQETEVSRVKDLQEKLEQEITELKRKDAELEQLSHTEDHNQFLLNYPSLPALSESTHSSSINIRPLRHFEDVTAAVSELTEKLQDILRYSWTNISVTITDVDVLLSEPEPKSRAGFLRYSCEITLDSNTAHTQLLLSEGNRKVTRMNQDQSYSSHPDRFTYWFQVLSRESLTGCCYWEVEWSGEQVYVAVAYKNISRVGRGYECKFGHNNKSWALECYLNSFRFGHNNIWTSISGPGSSRIGVYLNHRAGILSFYSVSETMTLLHRVQTRFTQPLLAGFWVCNTGTSAEICEPK encoded by the coding sequence ATGGAGCAGCTGGACCGAGAAACCTTCTCCTGTTCCATCTGTCTGGATCTACTGAAGGATCCGGTGGCTATTCCCTGTGGACACAGCTACTGTATGAACTGTATTACAAACTTCTGGGAtgaaggtgagaaaaacaaaaactaccaCTGTCCTCAGTGCAGGAAAACCTTCACACAGAGGCCtgacctgcagaaaaacaccatGTTAGCAGCTTTagtggagcagctgaagaagactGAACTCCAAGCTGCTCCTGCTGATCTCCACTATGCTGGACCTGAAGATGTGGCCTGTGATTCCTgcactggaagaaaactgaaagccatCAAGTCCTGTTTATTCTGTCTGGCCTCTTTCTGTGAGAAACACCTTCAGCCTCATTATGATGTGGCTCCATATAAGAAACACAAGCTGGTGGAGCCCTCCAAGAACCTCCAGGAGAACATCTGCTCTCGTCAtgatgaggtgatgaagatgttCTGCCGCACTGATCAGAAGTGTATCTGTTATCTCTGCTCTGTGGATGAACATAAAGGCCATgacacagctgcagcagaaaggactgagaggcagagagagctggaggagagacgAGGAGAAATCCAGCAAATGATCCAGGACCAGGAGAAAaatgtgaagctgcttcaacaggaggtggaggccatcaATCACTCTGCTGAGaaaacagtggaggacagtgagaagatcttcactgagctgatccgtctcctccagaaaagaagctctgagctggagcagcagatcaaatcccagcaggaaactgaagtgagtcgagtcaaagaccttcaggagaagctggagcaggagatcactgagctgaagaggaaagacgctgagctggagcagctctcacacacagaggatcacaaccagtttctcctcaactacccctcactgccagcactcagtgagtctacacactcatccagcatcaacatccgtcctctgagacactttgaggacgtGACAGCAGCTGTTTCAGAGCTCACAGAGAAACTACAGGACATCCTGAGATACTCATGGACAAACATCTCAGTGACAATCACTGATGTGGATGTTCtactgtcagaaccagaaccaaagagcaGAGCTGGATTCTTAAGATATTCATGTGAAATCACACTGGACTCAAatacagcacacacacagctgttaCTATCAGAGGGAAACAGGAAGGTGACCAGGATGAATCAGGATCAGTCTTATTCTAGTCACCCAGACAGATTTACTTATTGGTTTCAGGTTCTGAGTAGAGAGAGTCTGACTGGATgttgttactgggaggtggagtggAGCGGGGAACAGGTTTATGTAGCAGTCGCATACAAGAACATCAGCAGAGTAGGAAGAGGCTATGAATGTAAATTTGGACATAATAACAAATCTTGGGCATTAGAGTGTTACCTAAACAGTTTTAGATTTGGTCACAACAACATCTGGACCTCCATCTCAGGTCCTGGTTCCTCCAGAATAGGAGTGTATCTGAATCACAGAGCAGGtattctgtccttctacagcgTCTCTGAAACCATGACTCTCCTacacagagtccagaccagatTCACTCAGCCACTACTGGCTGGATTTTGGGTTTGTAACACTGGAACCTCTGCAGAGATCTGTGAACCCAAAtag
- the LOC114142326 gene encoding probable myosin light chain kinase DDB_G0282429 produces the protein MAWSTATLAKGCFGKIYRQKYNDTWAAVKKVPQHLIDRKDLERECEVYNKAEHPNIVKLLGNITLTDGKWIIPLEFIFGEDLETTIFLAAKSKIQLTPSIRATIVNGMCEGLMHLHINDIVHQDLKPENIMVEHSTNRAVIIDLGLAKFFRHGLNSAIDMGNEAYSAPEVLRWRSQRSQRSDVWAMGKIIAELHGRVRLHTPSVCPAKIKETMQGQPYCDIVCKMVEPDPRQRATMVSIIDEIRVTGRTLRESSTPPQQDLLKPPSRDHAARPRPRSASPMRMRGNQLPGKRDNKGTDLLKWERTPRPEIKPPRAQIGLPKSPVAKLAENRNRQVAAGGADITAGLTKLKLNHEPARDLPNKLPQTGKVKVQRVERKNGKIETWEQTVVTQDGKIIKYDDIKISST, from the exons ATGGCCTGGTCCACGGCAACGCTCGCTAAAGGCTGCTTTGGGAAAATCTACCGGCAAAAATACAATGATACCTGGGCTGCAGTGAAGAAAGTCCCCCAACATCTCATCGATCGGAAAGATCTGGAGAGAGAATGTGAAGTTTACAA CAAAGCAGAACATCCCAACATAGTGAAGCTTCTGGGCAACATAACGCTCACTGATGGTAAATGGATTATTCCACTGGAGTTTATATTTGGAGAGGATTTAGAGACAACTATCTTCCTGGCAGCAAAATCCAAAATACAG TTGACTCCATCAATTAGAGCCACCATCGTTAATGGTATGTGTGAAGGGTTGATGCACCTCCACATAAACGACATCGTCCATCAAGAtctcaagcctgaaaacatcaTG GTGGAACATAGCACAAACAGAGCAGTCATCATCGACCTGGGACTGGCAAAGTTTTTCAGACATGGCCTGAACTCGGCGATAGACATGGGGAACGAGGCGTACTCAGCTCCGGAGGTTCTCCGGTGGAGAAGCCAGCGAAGTCAGCGTTCAGATGTCTGGGCCATGGGGAAGATCATCGCTGAGCTCCACGGCCGGGTCCGGCTCCACACGCCCTCCGTCTGTCCTGCCAAAATCAAGGAGACCATGCAAGGTCAGCCCTACTGTGACATTGTGTGCAAGATGGTGGAACCGGACCCCAGACAGAGGGCCACCATGGTTAGCATCATAGACGAAATTCGAGTAACTGGAAGAACATTAAGAGAAAGCAGTACGCCGCCTCAACAAGACCTCCTGAAGCCACCATCACGTGATCACGCCGCCAGACCCAGACCCAGATCTGCATCACCAATGAGAATGAGGGGAAATCAGTTACCAGGAAAACGAGATAATAAAGGCACAGATTTATTGAAATGGGAGCGGACACCCAGACCAGAAATCAAACCTCCTCGTGCCCAAATTGGACTGCCCAAGTCTCCCGTCGCAAAGCTGGCagagaacagaaacagacaaGTGGCTGCAGGCGGGGCGGACATCACGGCCGGCCTCACGAAGCTGAAGTTAAACCACGAACCTGCGAGGGACCTTCCCAACAAGTTACCACAAACAGGGAAGGTGAAGGTCCAGCGCGTAGAAAGGAAAAACGGGAAAATTGAAACGTGGGAGCAGACTGTGGTGACTCAGGATGGAAAGATTATCAAATATGATGATATTAAGATTAGCAGCACATAA